In a single window of the Micrococcaceae bacterium Sec5.7 genome:
- a CDS encoding HAD family hydrolase, translating to MRLVASDIDGTILGHDGKISDRTIRAFHACREAGVELVFVTGRPPRWLHPLQDQLGHTGTVICSNGAVVWDLEADTLVSARALGMDDVLEIRRIVKNLRPSALFAAETLTGFHLEPGFIENESSELLTEFTPAPLTDTLTAEDSVVKFLAVVREGTADQFLAEVTPAVAHLAAATHSAPTVALLELSLPGVNKAVALAEYATSLGIKAADVVAFGDMPNDIEMLRWAGDGYAMASGHPEAIRAAGQQAPHFDDDGVAQILEAKLAALGLRLP from the coding sequence ATGCGGCTGGTAGCGAGTGATATTGACGGAACAATTCTTGGGCACGACGGAAAAATCAGTGACCGCACCATCCGCGCCTTCCACGCCTGCCGTGAGGCCGGCGTCGAACTTGTTTTTGTCACCGGGCGGCCGCCGCGATGGCTGCACCCGCTCCAGGACCAGCTGGGCCACACCGGAACCGTGATCTGCTCCAACGGCGCCGTGGTGTGGGATCTCGAGGCGGACACCCTGGTCTCCGCCAGGGCGCTCGGCATGGATGACGTGCTGGAAATCCGCAGGATCGTCAAGAACCTGCGGCCGTCCGCCCTGTTTGCCGCCGAAACCCTCACCGGATTCCACCTGGAACCGGGCTTCATCGAGAATGAGTCCAGCGAGCTCCTGACCGAATTCACACCGGCGCCGCTCACTGACACGCTGACAGCGGAGGATTCCGTGGTGAAGTTTCTGGCAGTGGTCCGGGAGGGAACGGCCGATCAGTTCCTCGCAGAGGTGACTCCCGCCGTCGCGCATCTTGCCGCCGCCACACACTCGGCGCCCACGGTGGCGCTCCTGGAACTGTCCCTGCCGGGCGTCAACAAGGCCGTGGCGCTGGCCGAATACGCCACGTCGCTGGGGATCAAAGCCGCGGATGTGGTGGCCTTCGGCGACATGCCCAACGACATCGAGATGCTCCGCTGGGCCGGCGACGGTTACGCCATGGCCAGCGGCCACCCGGAGGCCATCCGTGCCGCCGGCCAGCAGGCTCCGCATTTTGACGACGACGGCGTGGCCCAGATTCTCGAGGCCAAGCTCGCCGCGCTCGGGTTGAGACTTCCCTAG
- a CDS encoding glycerophosphodiester phosphodiesterase has translation MAHRGFSRDGLENSMAAFRAAVGLGYRYLETDVHTTSDGVLLLFHDETLDRVTDGRGRISELTAAEVAKARIGGREAVPLFDELVLAFPEARLNLDVKDWDSVHSLSAAIESHGVHDRVLVASFSDRRRRAVLKLLSRRTASSAGMVSNALFVALGPLLPVAWLGRVLRSVLRDVDALQVPVRYGLVRVVTPGFVRRAHALGLFVHVWTINEPAEMHRLLDLGVDGIFTDRADLLKKVLQDRGEWS, from the coding sequence ATGGCCCACCGCGGTTTCTCGCGTGACGGGCTGGAGAACTCGATGGCCGCGTTCCGCGCCGCCGTCGGACTTGGCTACCGCTACCTGGAAACGGACGTCCACACCACCTCCGACGGCGTGCTCCTGCTCTTCCACGACGAAACCCTGGACCGGGTCACTGACGGGCGTGGCCGGATCTCCGAACTCACGGCTGCCGAGGTGGCGAAGGCGCGGATCGGCGGGCGTGAGGCCGTGCCCCTGTTTGATGAGCTGGTTCTTGCCTTCCCGGAGGCCCGCCTCAACCTGGACGTCAAGGACTGGGACTCCGTGCACAGCCTTTCTGCCGCGATCGAAAGCCACGGCGTTCATGACCGCGTGCTGGTGGCCAGCTTTTCAGACCGCCGACGCCGGGCGGTGCTGAAACTGCTCAGCCGCCGGACGGCGTCGTCCGCGGGGATGGTATCCAATGCCTTGTTTGTGGCGCTGGGTCCCTTGCTGCCGGTCGCGTGGCTGGGACGCGTACTCCGCAGCGTTTTGCGCGACGTCGACGCCTTGCAGGTGCCCGTCCGCTACGGCCTTGTCCGGGTGGTGACGCCGGGCTTTGTCCGGCGCGCGCACGCCCTGGGCCTGTTTGTGCACGTCTGGACCATCAATGAGCCAGCCGAAATGCACCGGCTGCTGGATCTGGGCGTGGACGGCATTTTCACGGACCGCGCCGACCTGCTGAAGAAAGTGCTGCAGGACCGCGGGGAGTGGAGCTGA
- a CDS encoding glycerate kinase, with the protein MRILIAPDKFKGSLTAAEAASAIAEGALRVYPDAVATQFPVADGGEGTLEAAVSAGYEERLNAVVGPILAPIGAAWAIRKDAFGGATAVIETAQASGLEHMEPTPANALRAHSYGCGQLIAAALDAGANEIVLGLGGSAMSDGGSGALRALGLKPLDSAGNVVPLGGGSLADVARVDMSGLDPRLTAATFRIAVDVQNPLFGAEGAAHVFGPQKGADEDAVEMLDAGLRNWASVLREATGRDVNVPGAGAAGGFPASFLAFTQARLEGGFALVAGLTGLAEQLADADLVITGEGSMDSQSLTGKAPIALADAAHERGIPVIVVAGRILVTPEELAGHGVVAAAQLLDIAASPEDAVANAAKYLAWATSQVLEGA; encoded by the coding sequence ATGCGTATTCTCATCGCCCCGGACAAGTTCAAGGGATCACTCACCGCCGCCGAAGCGGCGTCCGCCATCGCCGAAGGCGCGCTTCGGGTGTACCCGGACGCCGTAGCCACCCAGTTCCCTGTGGCGGACGGTGGCGAAGGGACCCTTGAGGCCGCGGTGTCGGCCGGCTACGAGGAGCGGCTCAACGCCGTCGTGGGTCCGATTCTCGCGCCGATCGGAGCTGCGTGGGCCATTCGCAAGGATGCTTTCGGCGGGGCGACAGCCGTGATCGAAACGGCCCAGGCCTCCGGTCTGGAACACATGGAGCCGACGCCCGCCAACGCCTTGCGCGCGCACAGTTACGGTTGCGGGCAGCTGATCGCAGCGGCCCTCGACGCCGGCGCCAATGAGATTGTGCTGGGGCTGGGCGGCTCGGCAATGTCCGACGGCGGCAGCGGCGCACTGCGTGCGCTGGGCCTCAAGCCCCTGGACTCGGCGGGAAATGTGGTGCCGCTGGGCGGGGGGTCGCTGGCAGATGTGGCGCGGGTGGATATGTCCGGCCTGGACCCGCGCCTCACCGCGGCGACGTTCCGGATTGCCGTGGACGTGCAGAATCCGCTCTTCGGCGCGGAGGGCGCCGCCCACGTTTTCGGCCCGCAGAAGGGCGCCGACGAGGATGCCGTTGAAATGCTCGACGCCGGTCTCCGCAACTGGGCGTCCGTCCTCCGCGAGGCGACCGGCCGGGACGTCAACGTACCGGGAGCCGGGGCAGCAGGCGGGTTCCCGGCGTCGTTCCTGGCGTTCACCCAGGCACGGCTGGAAGGCGGTTTCGCGCTGGTGGCGGGGCTCACGGGGCTGGCCGAACAGCTCGCGGACGCCGATCTGGTGATCACCGGCGAAGGGTCCATGGACTCGCAGTCGCTCACCGGCAAGGCACCCATCGCGCTCGCGGACGCGGCGCACGAACGAGGGATTCCGGTGATCGTGGTGGCTGGCCGGATTCTGGTGACGCCGGAAGAGCTCGCCGGGCACGGCGTGGTGGCCGCTGCCCAACTGCTGGATATCGCCGCAAGTCCGGAAGACGCCGTCGCGAATGCCGCCAAGTACCTCGCGTGGGCCACGAGCCAGGTGCTGGAAGGCGCCTGA
- a CDS encoding DUF6766 family protein: MGYLATSRFWFESFQNWQSEFLAVAVLVGASVYLREKGSPESKPVAEPHYETGA, encoded by the coding sequence CTGGGGTATCTGGCAACCAGCCGCTTCTGGTTCGAGTCCTTCCAGAACTGGCAGAGTGAATTCCTGGCCGTCGCCGTGCTGGTCGGCGCTTCCGTTTACCTCCGCGAAAAGGGCTCACCCGAGTCCAAGCCCGTGGCCGAGCCGCACTATGAGACGGGCGCGTAG
- a CDS encoding DUF6328 family protein, whose product MSDPEYQPGSASGRNETREEQLDRNWGELLQELRVLQTGVQILAGFLLTLPFQQRFETLDDFQIGLYLANVVAATLTTAFILLPVSVHRRLFRQRLKETLVSSADSITKIALGGVAILSVGTAALVFDVTAGRVAGLTAGGVLLAVLLVLLVYVPLLLNRRAAGK is encoded by the coding sequence ATGTCAGATCCCGAGTATCAACCCGGCAGCGCAAGCGGAAGGAACGAGACACGGGAAGAGCAGCTCGACCGGAACTGGGGCGAGCTGCTTCAAGAGCTCAGGGTTCTCCAGACCGGCGTCCAGATTCTGGCCGGATTCCTGCTGACGTTGCCTTTCCAGCAGCGGTTCGAAACCCTCGATGACTTCCAGATCGGCCTGTATCTTGCCAACGTGGTGGCGGCCACCCTCACCACGGCATTTATCCTCCTGCCCGTCAGTGTCCACCGGCGCCTCTTCCGTCAACGCCTCAAGGAAACCCTGGTGTCCAGCGCGGACAGCATCACCAAAATAGCCCTGGGCGGCGTCGCCATCCTGAGCGTGGGCACCGCCGCGCTGGTCTTCGATGTCACCGCCGGGCGTGTTGCAGGACTCACTGCCGGCGGCGTGCTGCTTGCCGTTCTGCTGGTTCTGCTGGTCTACGTCCCGCTGCTTCTCAACAGGCGCGCGGCGGGCAAGTAG
- a CDS encoding solute carrier family 23 protein, protein MSMLGTKWKLHGNGKSIRPGQVVAPDERLAWPLTIGVGMQHVVAMFGATFLVPIITGMPPATTLFFSGIGTILFLVITQGRVPSYLGSSFAFIAPIMASQQQFGVAGALGGVVLAGVGLAAVGAVVQKFGAGWINRLMPPIVTGAIVALIGLNLAPAAKNNFDAAPVTAVITLATIILVSVLFRGIIGRLSILAGVVAGYLVAMIRGEVDYAKMDAAAWIGLPHFQTPEFHLGVVGLFVPVVLVLVAENIGHVKSVSAMTGQNLDGVSGRALMADGAATVLAGFGGGSGTTTYAENIGVMAATKVYSTAAYWVAGIFAIVLSFSPKFGELIATVPAGVLGGAATLLYGMIGILGVKIWVQNKVNFSNPVNLTTAAVALIIGIADYTWTVGDLKFTGIALGSAAALVIYHGMKAIAKARGSVAEPETEQAGLPPAVKAAVNAAANAAAKRAQKKR, encoded by the coding sequence ATGAGCATGCTCGGTACCAAATGGAAGCTGCACGGCAACGGCAAATCGATCCGTCCCGGACAGGTGGTTGCTCCGGATGAGCGCCTTGCCTGGCCCCTGACCATCGGCGTGGGCATGCAGCACGTTGTGGCCATGTTCGGCGCCACGTTCCTGGTGCCCATCATTACGGGCATGCCACCGGCCACCACCCTGTTCTTCTCCGGCATCGGCACCATCCTCTTCCTGGTGATCACCCAGGGCAGGGTTCCCAGCTACCTCGGCTCCAGCTTCGCGTTCATCGCGCCCATCATGGCGTCCCAACAGCAGTTCGGCGTGGCCGGGGCGCTGGGCGGAGTGGTGCTTGCCGGCGTCGGGCTCGCGGCAGTCGGCGCCGTCGTGCAGAAGTTCGGCGCGGGATGGATCAACCGGCTGATGCCGCCAATCGTCACGGGCGCCATCGTGGCGCTGATCGGCCTGAACCTTGCGCCGGCCGCAAAAAACAACTTCGATGCCGCGCCCGTCACTGCGGTCATCACCCTGGCGACCATCATTCTGGTGAGCGTACTGTTCCGCGGCATCATCGGCCGCCTCAGCATCCTGGCAGGCGTGGTGGCGGGGTACCTCGTGGCCATGATCCGCGGCGAAGTGGACTACGCCAAGATGGACGCCGCCGCGTGGATCGGCCTGCCGCATTTCCAGACACCCGAGTTCCACCTCGGCGTCGTTGGCCTCTTTGTCCCCGTGGTGCTGGTGCTGGTGGCCGAGAACATCGGGCACGTGAAGTCCGTGTCCGCCATGACCGGCCAGAACCTCGACGGCGTCTCCGGCCGCGCGCTGATGGCCGACGGCGCCGCCACCGTGCTTGCTGGCTTCGGCGGTGGTTCCGGAACCACCACCTACGCGGAAAACATTGGCGTCATGGCCGCCACCAAAGTGTATTCGACGGCGGCCTACTGGGTGGCGGGCATCTTCGCCATTGTGCTGAGCTTCTCACCGAAATTCGGCGAACTGATCGCCACGGTTCCGGCCGGCGTGCTGGGTGGCGCGGCCACTTTGCTGTACGGCATGATCGGCATCCTGGGTGTGAAGATCTGGGTCCAGAACAAGGTCAACTTCTCCAACCCGGTGAACCTGACCACCGCCGCCGTCGCGCTCATTATTGGCATTGCCGACTACACCTGGACCGTCGGCGACCTCAAGTTCACCGGCATTGCCCTGGGCTCCGCCGCAGCCTTGGTGATCTACCACGGCATGAAGGCCATCGCAAAGGCGCGCGGCAGTGTGGCCGAACCGGAAACGGAACAGGCCGGGCTCCCGCCGGCGGTCAAGGCTGCGGTAAACGCCGCGGCAAACGCCGCGGCAAAGCGGGCACAGAAAAAGCGCTAG